A region from the Aegilops tauschii subsp. strangulata cultivar AL8/78 chromosome 5, Aet v6.0, whole genome shotgun sequence genome encodes:
- the LOC141023094 gene encoding uncharacterized protein: MSLFLPRNLTRALPVKKRKQSQIAVVLEDYMDFRKKKSAKLVDELKESKPDDMFSIGNCVAALEPMEDLSVAEKAKALRLFKCPMNREIFINTKDPNLRLYWLKEEISEM, translated from the coding sequence TGCCTAGAAATTTAACTAGAGCACTGCCTGTGAAAAAGAGGAAGCAAAGCCAGATCGCTGTTGTACTTGAGGATTACATGGATTTTCGGAAGAAAAAATCTGCAAAACTGGTTGACGAGTTGAAGGAATCAAAGCCAGATGACATGTTCTCAATTGGAAACTGTGTGGCTGCGCTAGAACCAATGGAAGATCTATCAGTTGCAGAAAAAGCAAAGGCACTGCGGCTTTTCAAATGCCCAATGAATCGAGAAATATTCATCAATACCAAGGATCCAAATCTTCGGCTTTATTGGTTGAAGGAGGAGATTTCTGAGATGTAG
- the LOC109777597 gene encoding transcription factor UNE12, with the protein MAGQPPQGPEDDFLDQFFSLTNSLSAAGRPSGDQPFSLALSLDAASDASGSRGGIGDDAGNAAERDGVQLPGLFPPVFGGGLQPPHLRPSHPPPQMFHAQQPKQGGPAGGPQPPAPRPKVRARRGQATDPHSIAERLRRERIAERMRALQELVPNTNKTDRAVMLDEILDYVKFLRLQVKVLSMSRLGGAGAVAQLVSDIPLSVKGEASDGGSKQQIWEKWSTDGTEKQVAKLMDEDIGAAMQFLQSKALCMMPVSLAMAIYDTQHSQDGQPVKPEPNNTA; encoded by the exons ATGGCGGGGCAGCCGCCGCAGGGCCCGGAGGACGACTTCCTCGACCAGTTCTTCTCCCTCACCaactccctctccgccgccggccgccccTCCGGCGACCAGCCCTTCTCCCTCGCCCTCAGCCTCGACGCCGCCTCGGACGCCTCCGGCAGCAGGGGCGGCATCGGCGACGACGCCGGCAACGCCGCG GAGCGGGACGGCGTGCAGCTCCCCGGCCTCTTCCCGCCGGTGTTCGGCGGTGGCCTCCAGCCGCCGCACCTTCGCCCCAGCCACCCTCCCCCACAG ATGTTCCACGCGCAGCAGCCGAAGCAGGGCGGGCCGGCTGGAGGGCCGCAGCCGCCGGCGCCGAGGCCGAAGGTGCGGGCGCGTCGCGGTCAGGCGACTGATCCCCACAGCATCGCGGAGAGG CTAAGAAGAGAGAGGATAGCGGAAAGGATGAGGGCCCTACAGGAATTGGTCCCCAATACGAACAAG acAGATAGGGCAGTTATGCTAGATGAGATCCTGGATTATGTGAAGTTCCTTAGGCTTCAAGTAAAG GTGTTAAGCATGAGCAGATTGGGTGGTGCTGGTGCTGTTGCACAGCTGGTTTCTGACATTCCACTTTCAGTTAAG GGGGAAGCAAGCGATGGTGGGAGCAAACAGCAGATATGGGAAAAGTGGTCAACGGATGGCACGGAAAAACAGGTTGCGAAGCTGATGGACGAGGACATCGGTGCCGCAATGCAATTTCTCCAATCAAAGGCTCTCTGCATGATGCCAGTCTCCCTTGCCATGGCTATCTATGACACACAACATTCACAGGACGGCCAACCAGTGAAGCCTGAACCCAACAACACTGCCTAG